The proteins below are encoded in one region of Numenius arquata chromosome W, bNumArq3.hap1.1, whole genome shotgun sequence:
- the LOC141476706 gene encoding uncharacterized protein, translated as MQVEAAATLLAGILSKRGNEVPAKLLIKLIKLGQRWGHFSDTPMLFSVSEWRDFGGTMWQKTIEGDEKEEKEIKAVRGLWHTVLETLKAMKAEREVACAAAQMLGPGAAALKPESKPGPIARFFGLPAVKGMTGTVCKTVAEIRANEDSDPPEKSKDLPLNPLQNSGKAEVTDAKPKQKSNANAEAPPQKTPAGEGPETSTDLIDLGRAACRPLPTAPPPATPPPLYPPLPSSSDSSGPPTPPADKSRKLSTDKMLQTVLRRLDELDLRVARKDDNMPPWLVNPSTPPRTTRRNGIIRDAILEGQWGAAASLGGTPPLACPVIHVNNTGKWEPHDWKILQQARTTISTYGVKSEAT; from the coding sequence atgcaagtagaagctgcggccacgctactcgctggaatcctctctaagagagggaatgaagtaccggcgaaactgttgataaagttaattaaattaggacagcgatggggtcatttttctgacacacctatgctgttttctgtttcggaatggcgggattttggagggacgatgtggcaaaaaacaatcgagggggatgaaaaagaggagaaagagataaaagccgtccgtgggttgtggcatactgtgctagagactttaaaagcgatgaaagcggagcgggaagtagcctgtgcagctgctcaaatgttaggtccaggagcggccgccttaaaacctgaaagtaagcctggacctattgcgcggttctttgggctgcccgcggtaaagggaatgaccgggactgtgtgtaaaactgttgctgaaattcgagctaatgaggactctgaccctcctgagaaaagtaaagacttgccgctgaaccccttgcaaaactcgggaaaagcggaagtgactgatgcgaaaccaaaacagaaaagtaatgcaaatgcggaagcgcctcctcagaaaactccagcaggggaggggcctgaaacgtctactgatctcatcgatttgggaagagcagcgtgtcggcctctgcccacagcaccgcctccagcaactccgcctcccttgtatccaccgttaccctcctccagtgattcgtctggtccgccaactccacctgccgacaagagtcgtaaactgtccacagacaaaatgttacagacagtgttaaggcggctcgacgagttagatttacgtgtggcgaggaaggatgataacatgcctccatggctagtgaatccctcaacacctccgagaactacACGccggaatggcattattagagacgctatattagaaggacagtggggagcagccgctagtctgggtggaactccacctctcgcgtgtcccgtcatacatgtaaacaatactggcaaatgggaaccacatgattggaaaattttacaacaagctcgcaccaccatctcaacttatggagtaaaatctgaggctacctga